A portion of the Pararge aegeria chromosome 10, ilParAegt1.1, whole genome shotgun sequence genome contains these proteins:
- the LOC120626675 gene encoding sex determination protein fruitless-like, with amino-acid sequence MNVLKNIGAVWISCRSLGRPWHDVRGAFAERAHAAPQYSYHSMFVAAAESAALWRCKSCGKEVSNRWHHFHSHTAQRSLCPYCPATYSRIDTLRSHLRLKHAALLLKH; translated from the coding sequence ATGAACGTGTTGAAAAATATCGGAGCGGTTTGGATATCGTGTCGTTCCCTCGGGAGGCCCTGGCATGATGTGCGTGGCGCTTTTGCAGAGCGCGCGCACGCCGCGCCACAGTACTCGTACCACAGCATGTTTGTGGCGGCGGCGGAGAGTGCGGCGCTGTGGCGTTGCAAGTCGTGCGGCAAGGAGGTGTCCAACCGCTGGCACCACTTCCACTCGCACACGGCCCAGCGCTCGCTGTGCCCCTACTGCCCTGCCACGTACAGCCGCATCGACACCCTGCGCTCGCACCTGCGCCTCAAGCACGCTGCGCTGCTGCTCAAACACTGA